One window of Aggregicoccus sp. 17bor-14 genomic DNA carries:
- the ligA gene encoding NAD-dependent DNA ligase LigA: protein MDLTTAETRVRTLREELRYHEHRYYVLDAPEISDAQYDRLMRELQELEHQFPELASPDSPTQRVGGAPAEQFDEVEHRVPMLSLANVFDDGELTEFDERIRKQTGLAHIGYVCEPKLDGLAVSVRYEGGKLVLGATRGNGTIGEKVTGNLRTIRALPWELRPSDGLKVPELIDVRGEVFIKKADFAKLNARREQEDEPLFANPRNAAAGALRQLDPKVTASRPLSIYLYECVPGPGVPAFTSHWEKLEYLRALGLPVNPRNRRLEGLDAVRAEYSAFLAERHAIPYEIDGMVVKVDSEDLRRRLGQVSKSPRWAVAYKFPPEEEQTRVEDIQVYVGRTGALTPVAHLQPVKVGGVTVARATLHNEDELKRKDVRIGDRVFVRRAGDVIPEIVAVVTSQRTGEERAFVFPDHCPVCGAQAVRDEEGAIIRCTGASCPAQLVERVRHFASRNALDIEGVGEKLAAQLVGSGLVKTFADLYRLTLPQLLSLERMGDKSAENLLAAIAASKQTTLRRFLFGLGIRHVGEATAKALAEAFRDPRALFEADLEALTRVKDVGGIMAEVIHAFFHEPQNRAAVEDLLSVGVTPEPPEVVEGGAFQGKTVVLTGTLTRLTREQAKEEIERRGGKVSGSVSRKTDLVVAGEDAGSKLKKAGELGVKVVDEEAFLALLG from the coding sequence GTGGACCTCACGACCGCCGAGACGCGCGTGCGCACCCTCCGCGAGGAGCTGCGCTACCACGAACACCGCTACTACGTGCTCGATGCGCCGGAGATCTCCGACGCGCAGTACGACCGGCTCATGCGCGAGCTGCAGGAGCTCGAGCACCAGTTCCCCGAGCTCGCCTCGCCGGACTCGCCCACCCAGCGGGTGGGCGGCGCGCCGGCCGAGCAGTTCGACGAGGTGGAGCACCGCGTCCCCATGCTCAGCCTCGCCAACGTCTTCGACGACGGCGAGCTCACCGAGTTCGACGAGCGCATCCGCAAGCAGACGGGGCTCGCCCACATCGGCTACGTGTGCGAGCCCAAGCTGGACGGGCTCGCGGTGAGCGTGCGCTACGAGGGGGGCAAGCTCGTGCTCGGCGCCACCCGCGGCAACGGCACCATCGGCGAGAAGGTCACCGGCAACCTGCGCACCATCCGCGCCCTGCCCTGGGAGCTGCGCCCCTCCGACGGCCTCAAGGTCCCCGAGCTCATCGACGTGCGCGGCGAGGTGTTCATCAAGAAGGCGGACTTCGCCAAGCTCAACGCGCGGCGCGAGCAGGAGGACGAGCCGCTCTTCGCCAACCCGCGCAACGCGGCCGCCGGAGCGCTGCGCCAGCTGGACCCCAAGGTCACCGCGAGCCGCCCCCTCTCCATCTACCTCTACGAGTGCGTGCCGGGCCCGGGCGTGCCCGCGTTCACCAGCCACTGGGAGAAGCTCGAGTACCTGCGGGCGCTGGGCCTGCCGGTGAACCCGCGCAACCGCCGCCTCGAGGGCCTGGACGCGGTGCGCGCCGAGTACTCGGCCTTCCTCGCCGAGCGCCACGCCATCCCCTACGAGATCGACGGGATGGTGGTGAAGGTGGACAGCGAGGACCTGCGCCGCCGCCTCGGGCAGGTCTCCAAGAGCCCGCGCTGGGCCGTGGCCTACAAGTTCCCCCCCGAGGAGGAGCAGACCCGGGTGGAGGACATCCAGGTGTACGTGGGGCGCACCGGCGCGCTCACGCCGGTCGCGCACCTGCAGCCGGTGAAGGTCGGCGGCGTGACCGTGGCGCGCGCGACGCTGCACAACGAGGACGAGCTCAAGCGCAAGGACGTGCGCATCGGGGACCGGGTCTTCGTGCGCCGCGCGGGAGACGTCATCCCGGAGATCGTCGCGGTGGTCACCTCGCAGCGCACCGGCGAGGAGCGCGCCTTCGTCTTCCCGGATCACTGCCCGGTGTGCGGCGCGCAGGCCGTGCGCGACGAGGAGGGCGCCATCATCCGCTGCACCGGCGCCTCCTGTCCCGCGCAGCTGGTGGAGCGCGTGCGCCACTTCGCGAGCCGCAACGCGCTGGACATCGAGGGCGTGGGCGAGAAGCTCGCCGCGCAGCTCGTGGGCAGCGGCCTGGTGAAGACCTTCGCGGACCTCTACCGCCTCACCCTCCCCCAGCTGCTCTCGCTCGAGCGCATGGGGGACAAGAGCGCGGAGAACCTGCTCGCGGCCATCGCGGCTTCGAAGCAGACCACGCTGCGCCGCTTCCTCTTCGGGCTCGGCATCCGGCACGTGGGCGAGGCCACCGCCAAGGCGCTCGCGGAGGCGTTCCGCGACCCGCGCGCCCTCTTCGAGGCGGACCTGGAAGCGCTCACCCGCGTGAAGGACGTGGGCGGGATCATGGCCGAGGTCATCCACGCCTTCTTCCACGAGCCGCAGAACCGCGCCGCCGTGGAGGACCTGCTCTCCGTGGGCGTCACCCCCGAGCCGCCCGAGGTGGTGGAGGGCGGCGCCTTCCAGGGCAAGACGGTGGTGCTCACCGGCACGCTCACCCGCCTGACCCGCGAGCAGGCCAAGGAGGAGATCGAGCGGCGCGGCGGGAAGGTGAGCGGGAGTGTCTCGCGCAAGACCGATCTCGTGGTGGCGGGCGAGGATGCCGGCAGCAAGCTGAAGAAGGCGGGAGAACTCGGGGTAAAAGTGGTCGACGAGGAGGCGTTCCTCGCGCTGCTGGGTTAG
- a CDS encoding glutamine amidotransferase, translated as MANGRERASERQPTAPRNVLLVKAGDAAAPVRLGAGDYDRWFFEALGQEGHRFTTVAAHLGAALPARARAFDAVLVAGSPLSVTQPQPWMVRLAEWLREAADQQVPILGVCFGHQLLAWAWGARVVRNVQGREVGTVEVQLSSEGRGDPLFAGLPERFCVQATHEDIVERAPAGARVLAGNANTALQALAFAPRVRGVQFHPELTSGALAALVGARAERLEEEARALGLPPNERVPRILAGLGPTPAGPRILRNFLQHFA; from the coding sequence GTGGCCAACGGTAGGGAGCGTGCTTCCGAGCGGCAACCCACCGCCCCCCGCAACGTCCTGCTGGTGAAAGCGGGCGATGCGGCCGCGCCGGTGCGCCTGGGTGCGGGCGACTACGACCGCTGGTTCTTCGAGGCGCTGGGGCAGGAGGGCCACCGCTTCACCACCGTCGCCGCGCACCTGGGTGCGGCGCTGCCCGCGCGCGCTCGAGCCTTCGACGCGGTGCTCGTCGCCGGCTCTCCCCTCTCCGTCACCCAGCCGCAGCCCTGGATGGTGCGATTGGCCGAGTGGCTGCGGGAGGCGGCGGATCAGCAGGTCCCCATCCTCGGGGTGTGCTTCGGCCACCAGCTGCTCGCCTGGGCCTGGGGCGCGCGCGTCGTGCGCAACGTGCAGGGGCGCGAGGTGGGCACGGTCGAGGTGCAGCTCAGCAGCGAGGGCCGCGGAGACCCGCTCTTCGCGGGGCTTCCCGAGCGCTTCTGCGTGCAGGCCACGCACGAGGACATCGTGGAGCGGGCGCCCGCGGGAGCGCGGGTGCTCGCGGGCAATGCGAACACCGCGCTGCAGGCGCTCGCCTTCGCTCCCCGCGTTCGCGGCGTCCAGTTCCACCCCGAGCTCACCTCCGGCGCGCTCGCAGCCCTCGTGGGCGCGCGCGCCGAGCGCCTGGAGGAAGAGGCCCGCGCCCTGGGTCTGCCACCCAACGAGCGCGTGCCGCGCATTCTCGCGGGACTGGGCCCGACGCCGGCGGGGCCGCGCATCCTGCGCAACTTCCTCCAACACTTCGCCTGA
- a CDS encoding glutamine synthetase family protein: MPNRPKAKVLKLSPAAPKHARARRSTRTPASRAPRASAESQLDGIKRWLEEKGVRQVKVGAVDIDGVWRGKYISLEKFYSAAKGGLGFCDVVFGWDIADDLLDNTKVTGWHTGYPDAQARVDLSTGRIIPWEPDTAAFLLDFVKPDGSPWEVSPRQLLQRVGERARAAGFLPRFGAEYEFFVFKENPQSLKDKGYQNLTPLTPGMFGYSWLRTSQSAPFVHALMDGCNAFGLDIEGFHTETGPGVFEAAIRYGDLERAADRAVLFKTVVKEIASRHGLTACFMAKVNPKLPGCSGHVHESLWDLKGEKNLFHDPSAEGGMSRTLRHYLGGLVTLMPELTALYWPTVNSYKRSVEGTWAPTAVTWGRENRTTAVRVIGDSPKSMRLEYRQLGADMNAYIGMAASLAAGLWGIENEVEPPPPCAGNGYQAGAPPLPRTLKEAVCLLKESERARELLGEEFVDHYVRTREWEVRQYERAVTSWELERYLELI, from the coding sequence ATGCCGAACCGTCCCAAGGCCAAGGTCCTGAAGCTCTCTCCCGCCGCTCCGAAGCACGCGCGCGCGCGCCGCAGCACGCGCACGCCGGCGTCCCGCGCCCCGCGCGCGAGCGCCGAGTCGCAGCTGGACGGCATCAAGCGCTGGCTCGAGGAGAAGGGCGTGCGCCAAGTGAAGGTGGGCGCCGTGGACATCGACGGCGTGTGGCGCGGCAAGTACATCTCGCTGGAGAAGTTCTACTCCGCGGCGAAGGGCGGCCTGGGCTTCTGTGACGTCGTCTTCGGCTGGGACATCGCGGACGACCTGCTCGACAACACCAAGGTGACGGGCTGGCACACCGGCTACCCGGACGCGCAGGCCCGCGTGGACCTGTCCACCGGGCGCATCATCCCGTGGGAGCCGGACACGGCGGCCTTCCTCCTGGACTTCGTGAAGCCGGACGGCAGCCCGTGGGAGGTGAGCCCGCGCCAGCTCCTGCAGCGGGTGGGCGAGCGCGCCCGCGCGGCCGGCTTCCTCCCGCGCTTCGGGGCCGAGTACGAGTTCTTCGTCTTCAAGGAGAACCCGCAGTCGCTCAAGGACAAGGGCTACCAGAACCTGACGCCGCTCACCCCCGGCATGTTCGGCTACTCGTGGCTGCGCACCAGCCAGAGCGCGCCCTTCGTGCACGCGCTGATGGACGGCTGCAACGCGTTCGGCCTGGACATCGAGGGCTTCCACACCGAGACCGGCCCCGGCGTCTTCGAGGCGGCCATCCGCTACGGGGACCTGGAGCGCGCGGCGGACCGCGCGGTGCTGTTCAAGACGGTGGTGAAGGAGATCGCGAGCCGCCACGGCCTCACCGCCTGCTTCATGGCCAAGGTGAACCCGAAGCTGCCGGGCTGCTCGGGCCACGTGCACGAGTCCCTCTGGGACTTGAAGGGCGAGAAGAACCTCTTCCACGACCCGTCCGCCGAGGGCGGGATGAGCCGCACGCTGCGCCACTACCTCGGGGGGCTCGTCACGCTGATGCCCGAGCTCACCGCGCTCTACTGGCCCACGGTGAACAGCTACAAGCGCAGCGTGGAGGGCACCTGGGCCCCCACCGCCGTGACCTGGGGGCGCGAGAACCGCACCACCGCGGTGCGCGTCATCGGCGACAGCCCCAAGTCCATGCGCCTCGAGTACCGGCAGCTGGGCGCGGACATGAACGCGTACATCGGCATGGCGGCGAGCCTCGCCGCGGGCCTGTGGGGCATCGAGAACGAGGTGGAGCCGCCGCCGCCCTGCGCGGGCAACGGCTACCAGGCCGGTGCGCCTCCGCTGCCGCGCACCCTGAAGGAGGCGGTGTGCCTCCTCAAGGAGAGCGAGCGCGCGCGCGAGCTGCTGGGCGAGGAGTTCGTGGACCACTACGTGCGCACGCGCGAGTGGGAGGTGCGTCAGTACGAGCGCGCCGTCACCAGCTGGGAGCTCGAGCGGTACCTGGAGTTGATCTAA
- the rho gene encoding transcription termination factor Rho produces MRKARTSKEKVQETELATDAVADEKPRRRRAAKADDSDKPVRRRAAAGRRDEEAPADAEEGAEAADGASDDGEGAPVRPVLTAMPRPVRDDELQEARAEALHHGPAATLTPAPEPEAPTITEVDRDGTPMQVIKLNDLKRMKIVDLSKMAHDFGIEGYQGLKKQELIFALLSGIADKRFEVHAEGVLELMSDGFGFMRSADSDYQSSPDDIYVSPSQVRRFNLRPGDTVTGPIRQPKEGERFFALQKVDKVNFTDPTSEAARERILFDNLTPLYPTRKLKLEHDGAEMTTRIIDMFCPIGLGQRCLIVAPPKAGKTVLLQNIAHAISRNHPDVYLIVLLVDERPEEVTDMERNVRGEVVSSTFDEPATRHVQVAEMVIDKAKRLVEQKYDVCILLDSITRLARAYNTVVPASGKILSGGVDANALHKPKRFFGAARNIEEGGSLTIIGTALIDTGSRMDEVIFEEFKGTGNSEIVLDRKLMEKRIFPTLDINKSGTRKEELLLSPADLVRITALRQVLHPFTPIDAMEFVLKHMRPTPSNADFLGSMNR; encoded by the coding sequence ATTCGCAAAGCCCGCACCTCGAAGGAGAAGGTCCAGGAGACCGAGCTCGCCACGGACGCCGTGGCGGACGAGAAGCCGCGCCGCCGCCGTGCGGCGAAGGCGGACGACTCGGACAAGCCCGTGCGCCGGCGCGCCGCCGCCGGGCGCCGCGACGAGGAGGCCCCCGCGGACGCGGAGGAGGGCGCCGAGGCCGCGGACGGCGCTTCTGACGACGGCGAGGGCGCGCCCGTGCGCCCCGTGCTCACCGCGATGCCGCGCCCGGTGCGCGACGACGAGCTGCAGGAGGCGCGCGCCGAGGCGCTGCACCACGGCCCCGCCGCCACGCTCACGCCGGCGCCCGAGCCCGAGGCGCCCACCATCACCGAGGTGGACCGCGACGGCACCCCGATGCAGGTCATCAAGCTCAACGACCTGAAGCGGATGAAGATCGTGGACCTGTCGAAGATGGCGCACGACTTCGGCATCGAGGGCTACCAGGGCCTCAAGAAGCAGGAGCTCATCTTCGCGCTGCTCTCGGGCATCGCGGACAAGCGCTTCGAGGTCCACGCCGAGGGCGTGCTCGAGCTGATGAGCGACGGCTTCGGCTTCATGCGCAGCGCGGACAGCGACTACCAGTCCAGCCCGGACGACATCTACGTCTCCCCGAGCCAGGTGCGCCGCTTCAACCTGCGCCCCGGCGACACGGTCACCGGCCCCATCCGCCAGCCGAAGGAGGGCGAGCGCTTCTTCGCGCTGCAGAAGGTGGACAAGGTCAACTTCACGGACCCCACCAGTGAGGCGGCCCGCGAGCGCATCCTCTTCGACAACCTCACGCCGCTCTACCCGACGCGCAAGCTGAAGCTCGAGCACGACGGCGCGGAGATGACCACCCGCATCATCGACATGTTCTGCCCCATCGGCCTCGGGCAGCGCTGCCTCATCGTGGCGCCGCCCAAGGCGGGCAAGACGGTGCTGCTGCAGAACATCGCGCACGCCATCAGCCGCAACCACCCGGACGTGTACCTCATCGTGCTGCTCGTGGACGAGCGCCCGGAGGAGGTCACGGACATGGAGCGCAACGTGCGCGGCGAGGTGGTGTCCTCGACCTTCGACGAGCCGGCGACCCGCCACGTGCAGGTGGCCGAGATGGTCATCGACAAGGCGAAGCGCCTGGTGGAGCAGAAGTACGACGTCTGCATCCTGCTCGACTCCATCACCCGCCTCGCGCGCGCCTACAACACGGTGGTGCCGGCGAGCGGCAAGATCCTCTCGGGCGGCGTGGACGCGAACGCGCTGCACAAGCCCAAGCGCTTCTTCGGCGCCGCGCGCAACATCGAGGAGGGCGGCAGCCTCACCATCATCGGCACGGCGCTCATCGACACCGGCAGCCGCATGGACGAGGTCATCTTCGAGGAGTTCAAGGGCACCGGTAACTCGGAGATCGTGCTGGACCGCAAGCTGATGGAGAAGCGCATCTTCCCGACGCTGGACATCAACAAGTCCGGCACCCGCAAGGAGGAGCTGCTGCTCAGCCCGGCGGACCTGGTGCGCATCACGGCGCTGCGTCAGGTACTGCACCCTTTCACCCCCATCGACGCGATGGAATTTGTGCTCAAGCACATGCGTCCGACCCCGTCGAACGCCGATTTCCTCGGCTCGATGAACCGGTAG
- a CDS encoding alpha/beta fold hydrolase codes for MNSLVLGYRRFKRSVKDFAGYVQFDRRANEVVRRTDFTRCPKPVLLLYGFFSTRRVFEILELRLRRDGYCVWSINLGGAFDRFNTRGIDESAQKVHAKVERLYARYDLGPLTIIGHSKGGLIGTYYVKRLGGERRVRNLITLGSPFHGTPVAYLGCATLGWFAPSMWQMTPRSPFLRQLREAPYPSSVRVTSIYSRGDGVASYPSSVLDARSSPNVFNVEVPPVTHQELLCRHAVYESIRRELALGYGEPAPPARLRSLSLAPHPSAALAQQL; via the coding sequence ATGAATTCCCTCGTGCTGGGGTATCGGCGGTTCAAGCGCAGCGTGAAGGACTTCGCGGGCTACGTGCAGTTCGACCGGCGCGCGAACGAGGTCGTTCGGCGCACGGACTTCACCCGCTGCCCCAAGCCGGTGCTCCTGCTCTACGGCTTCTTCAGCACCCGCCGGGTGTTCGAGATCCTCGAGCTGCGCCTGCGGCGCGACGGCTACTGCGTCTGGTCCATCAACCTGGGCGGCGCCTTCGACCGCTTCAACACCCGGGGCATCGACGAGAGCGCCCAGAAGGTGCACGCCAAGGTGGAGCGGCTCTACGCCCGCTACGACCTGGGCCCCCTGACCATCATCGGGCACAGCAAGGGCGGCCTCATCGGCACCTATTACGTGAAGCGCCTGGGCGGCGAGCGCCGGGTGCGCAACCTCATCACGCTCGGCTCGCCCTTCCACGGCACGCCCGTGGCCTACCTGGGCTGCGCCACGCTGGGCTGGTTCGCCCCCAGCATGTGGCAGATGACGCCGCGCTCGCCCTTCCTGCGCCAGCTGAGGGAAGCGCCCTACCCCTCCTCCGTGCGCGTCACCTCCATCTACTCGCGCGGCGACGGGGTGGCCTCCTATCCCAGCTCGGTCCTGGATGCCCGGAGCTCGCCCAACGTGTTCAACGTGGAGGTGCCCCCGGTGACGCACCAGGAGCTCCTGTGCCGGCACGCGGTGTACGAGTCGATTCGCCGCGAGCTCGCCCTGGGCTACGGTGAGCCGGCGCCCCCTGCGCGCCTGCGCTCGCTCTCGCTCGCACCGCACCCCTCCGCTGCGCTCGCGCAGCAGCTCTAG
- a CDS encoding acylphosphatase — MSTRRTHLQITGRVQGVFYRESARREALRLGLAGWVRNRPDGSVEAVAEGAPDALDAFVAWCRQGPTQAHVQDVRVQEESPQGEPGPFRVEHSS, encoded by the coding sequence ATGAGCACGCGGCGCACACACCTGCAGATCACCGGCCGGGTGCAGGGGGTCTTCTACCGGGAGAGCGCCCGGCGCGAGGCCCTGCGCCTGGGGCTCGCCGGCTGGGTGCGCAACCGCCCGGACGGCTCCGTGGAGGCCGTGGCCGAGGGCGCTCCGGACGCGCTCGACGCCTTCGTCGCCTGGTGTCGCCAGGGCCCCACCCAGGCCCACGTCCAGGACGTCCGGGTGCAGGAGGAGTCGCCGCAGGGCGAGCCCGGCCCCTTCCGCGTGGAGCACAGCTCATGA
- a CDS encoding aldehyde dehydrogenase, with translation MTDPRTLTPRFPQLKLLIGGQAVDPIEGRTLPVVNPATGETLCQVPSADASDVDRAVRAARKAFEEGPWGKMNASARGKLLRRLSDLLWERREEFALLESLENGKTFKDALRGDVGPGAATLSWWSDLAGKTHGEVLPVDGPFHTYCLKEPVGVVGAIVPWNYPTCLMCWKLGPALAAGCTVVLKPSELTPLTAMKLGELALEAGLPEGVLNVVVGYGDPAGEALARHPDVDKISFTGSARTARRLMQASAATNLKKLTLELGGKSPQIIFPDADFDTAIEACFWGIFGNKGETCNAGSRVLVHERVYDEFVGRLAERARHMRVGDPLSPDTEMGAQVSAKQLQTILGYIQSGQEQGARVLAGGERDTEGAKARGNFLKPTIFGEVQPEMRIAQEEIFGPVLSCLRFRDEAHALQIANGTSYGLAASLWTRDVARAHALARRVKSGVVWINCFNEFDDAAPFGGYKESGWGRDLSHHAIEGYLQYKAVWTKLPTDV, from the coding sequence ATGACCGATCCACGCACGCTGACGCCCCGCTTCCCGCAGCTCAAGCTGCTCATCGGAGGCCAGGCTGTGGACCCCATCGAGGGGCGCACCCTGCCGGTGGTGAACCCCGCGACGGGCGAGACGCTGTGCCAGGTGCCCAGCGCGGACGCCTCCGACGTGGACCGCGCGGTGCGCGCGGCGCGCAAGGCCTTCGAGGAGGGGCCCTGGGGGAAGATGAACGCGAGCGCGCGCGGCAAGCTGCTGCGCCGCCTCTCCGACCTCCTGTGGGAGCGGCGCGAGGAGTTCGCGCTGCTCGAGTCGCTGGAGAACGGCAAGACCTTCAAGGACGCGCTGCGCGGGGACGTCGGCCCGGGCGCAGCCACGCTGTCCTGGTGGTCGGACCTCGCGGGCAAGACGCACGGCGAGGTGCTGCCGGTGGACGGCCCCTTCCACACCTACTGCCTCAAGGAGCCGGTGGGCGTGGTGGGCGCGATCGTGCCGTGGAACTACCCCACCTGCCTCATGTGCTGGAAGCTGGGCCCGGCGCTCGCCGCCGGCTGCACCGTGGTGCTCAAGCCCAGCGAGCTCACGCCGCTCACCGCGATGAAGCTGGGCGAGCTCGCGCTGGAGGCGGGGCTGCCCGAGGGCGTGCTCAACGTGGTGGTGGGCTATGGCGACCCTGCGGGCGAGGCGCTCGCGCGCCACCCGGACGTGGACAAGATCTCCTTCACCGGCTCGGCCCGCACCGCGCGCCGCCTCATGCAGGCGAGCGCCGCGACGAACCTCAAGAAGCTGACGCTGGAGCTGGGCGGCAAGAGCCCGCAGATCATCTTCCCGGACGCGGACTTCGACACCGCGATCGAGGCCTGCTTCTGGGGCATCTTCGGCAACAAGGGTGAGACCTGCAACGCGGGCAGCCGCGTGCTGGTGCACGAGCGCGTGTACGACGAGTTCGTGGGCCGGCTCGCCGAGCGCGCGCGCCACATGCGCGTGGGTGACCCCCTGAGCCCCGACACCGAGATGGGCGCGCAGGTGAGCGCGAAGCAGCTGCAGACCATCCTCGGCTACATCCAGAGCGGCCAGGAGCAGGGCGCGCGCGTGCTCGCAGGCGGCGAGCGCGACACGGAGGGCGCCAAGGCGCGCGGCAACTTCCTCAAGCCCACCATCTTCGGAGAGGTGCAGCCCGAGATGCGCATCGCGCAGGAGGAGATCTTCGGCCCGGTGCTCAGCTGCCTGCGCTTCCGCGACGAGGCGCACGCGCTGCAGATTGCGAACGGCACCTCGTACGGGCTCGCCGCGAGCCTCTGGACGCGCGACGTGGCGCGCGCCCACGCGCTCGCGCGCCGCGTGAAGAGCGGCGTGGTGTGGATCAACTGCTTCAACGAGTTCGACGATGCCGCGCCCTTCGGTGGCTACAAGGAGAGCGGCTGGGGGCGGGACCTGTCGCATCACGCGATCGAGGGTTACCTCCAGTACAAGGCCGTGTGGACGAAGCTCCCCACGGACGTCTGA
- a CDS encoding AI-2E family transporter, producing MPPPPELLFKPPRTQRLYILAGLWLFVALVLVTFHAVLLPFVGAALIAYLVQPLVRRITRLRVGGRAVPHWVAILLIYALFFLGVYLFFVGLLPQLYRELARISRDAVAYANALTPEKVELIAQRAESWLLARGIPVALSERALEGASSAPYAGPAKLNLSLDLEQLIRDAATRVSGYAGENVKGILDLSRRIVTGVLVGVFTLFFMLMVAAFFSIDAQPIRRYALSLIPPEYAADARLLSERIDRALSGVVRGQATICVVNGLLTGVGMLLFGVKFVFLLATVATLFSLIPIFGTILSSVPIVLIALSDGVQKAFAILLWIIGIHALEAYVLNPKIMGSAARIHPVIVAFALIAGEHFFGLVGALLAAPLTAVLVACFDYLRLKAQPEPAVLGPVVAAPPPAPAPPRES from the coding sequence ATGCCGCCGCCGCCGGAACTCCTCTTCAAGCCTCCGCGCACCCAGCGCCTCTACATCCTCGCGGGGCTGTGGCTCTTCGTCGCCCTGGTGCTGGTGACGTTCCACGCGGTGCTGCTGCCCTTCGTGGGCGCGGCGCTCATCGCCTACCTCGTCCAGCCGCTGGTGCGGCGCATCACCCGCCTGCGGGTGGGCGGGCGCGCGGTGCCGCACTGGGTGGCCATCCTGCTCATCTACGCCCTCTTCTTCCTGGGCGTGTACCTGTTCTTCGTGGGGCTGCTGCCGCAGCTGTACCGCGAGCTCGCGCGCATCAGCCGCGACGCGGTGGCATACGCGAACGCGCTCACGCCGGAGAAGGTGGAGCTCATCGCGCAGCGCGCCGAGTCCTGGCTGCTCGCGCGCGGCATCCCCGTGGCCCTGAGCGAGCGCGCGCTCGAGGGTGCGAGCAGCGCCCCCTACGCGGGGCCCGCCAAGCTCAACCTCTCGCTGGACCTGGAGCAGCTCATCCGGGATGCGGCCACGCGCGTGTCCGGCTACGCGGGCGAGAACGTGAAGGGCATCCTGGACCTCTCGCGCCGCATCGTCACCGGCGTGCTGGTGGGGGTGTTCACGCTCTTCTTCATGCTGATGGTGGCGGCCTTCTTCTCCATCGACGCGCAGCCCATCCGCCGCTACGCGCTCTCGCTCATCCCGCCCGAGTACGCCGCGGACGCGCGCCTGCTCTCCGAGCGCATCGACCGCGCGCTGTCCGGCGTCGTGCGCGGGCAGGCCACCATCTGCGTGGTGAACGGCCTGCTCACCGGCGTGGGGATGCTGCTGTTCGGGGTGAAGTTCGTGTTCCTGCTGGCCACGGTGGCCACGCTGTTCAGCCTCATCCCCATCTTCGGCACCATCCTCAGCTCGGTGCCCATCGTGCTCATCGCGCTCTCGGACGGGGTGCAGAAGGCCTTCGCCATCCTGCTGTGGATCATCGGCATCCACGCGCTCGAGGCCTACGTGCTCAACCCGAAGATCATGGGCAGCGCGGCGCGCATCCACCCGGTCATCGTCGCGTTCGCGCTCATCGCCGGGGAGCACTTCTTCGGGCTGGTGGGCGCGCTGCTCGCAGCGCCCCTCACCGCCGTGCTCGTGGCCTGCTTCGACTACCTGCGCCTCAAGGCGCAGCCGGAGCCCGCCGTGCTCGGGCCCGTGGTCGCCGCTCCGCCGCCCGCGCCCGCACCGCCCCGCGAGAGCTGA
- a CDS encoding DUF3052 family protein codes for MSGSFGLGAPLPTLLGIRAGHKVSVINPPPGFVHRLNPLPDGVEFLVTAQAGLDVILFFTRDARELVERLPALSRAMAVTGGIWVCWPADATGRPPVSEDLVRQAALEIGLVDNKIAHLDATWTGLRLVWRPKGRLEKPERPKERPKDVPTAQAGPAGGGPGPGRAAGVGAGAQRGEQNPPSGFTGSAQAWKSPFVFGLL; via the coding sequence ATGAGCGGCTCTTTCGGACTGGGGGCACCGCTGCCCACCCTGCTGGGCATCCGCGCCGGCCACAAGGTGTCGGTCATCAACCCGCCACCCGGTTTCGTGCACCGGCTCAACCCCTTGCCGGACGGCGTGGAGTTCCTCGTCACCGCCCAGGCCGGCCTGGACGTCATCCTCTTCTTCACCCGGGACGCCAGGGAGCTCGTCGAGCGCCTGCCCGCCCTCAGCCGCGCCATGGCCGTCACCGGTGGCATCTGGGTCTGCTGGCCCGCGGACGCCACCGGCCGCCCCCCCGTCTCCGAGGACCTGGTGCGCCAGGCCGCCCTGGAGATTGGGCTCGTGGACAACAAGATTGCCCACCTGGATGCCACCTGGACCGGCCTGCGCCTCGTGTGGCGCCCCAAGGGCCGGCTGGAGAAGCCCGAGCGCCCCAAGGAGCGCCCCAAGGACGTCCCCACCGCCCAGGCGGGCCCTGCGGGCGGCGGCCCCGGCCCGGGGCGTGCGGCCGGTGTGGGAGCGGGCGCGCAACGGGGCGAACAAAATCCACCGAGCGGCTTTACAGGCTCGGCACAGGCGTGGAAAAGTCCCTTTGTTTTTGGACTGTTGTGA